A genomic stretch from Aedes albopictus strain Foshan chromosome 2, AalbF5, whole genome shotgun sequence includes:
- the LOC109398004 gene encoding protein sprouty, producing the protein MDRRNGGDPLAPPRPPKSLPRVHRPRAPEPTIMSAANSITSHQSPAINSANNNNNNTTISTITNRSLHNVPQLSPKPRNLSSSSSPARNLSSNNNISSIPPPLPPQIAPLTPLHTRSSSNSSSLSSSSHHHHPQLHHLPTSNNNVSNSLAQPASTFSRRRPPAALPTISIPSILSPSIETPASNTTTTSASSPVTLAAPRPENERLTNEYVDTPFSRLSPAANRQRGQHAFGPATTTGSATITTPPVASGIDPHRQLSVSQQTQNRLHSPSTIHSSNSTTVSTLGKPIGSTATTTTLHSSNRNFNNNTINTRPNQLPLGHTQSSVAATTTTTTGTTGIPLSGAPTIQSAATLPITKQPVSNNFSKDSPAAGLHELDIDLHPSNGDLLNSITCPQCKKCRCEECQRPRQLPSRWLCDKTCLCSAETIIDYASCLCCVKALFYHCSKDHELERESDTVSCADDPCSCVPHKRTTRWGCLAALSLALPCLLCYWPMRGGVAVCAKLYAKHSRHGCRCQSQNGGSLADSILTGLGSGGLGGGGNGGSQGGNGASLDHDSNISSKFSDVNSTSPFGKGHHHNHHHHHHSHHHHHHNSGDLTPEKRLLDSSPEY; encoded by the coding sequence ATGGATCGCAGAAATGGCGGCGATCCTTTGGCGCCTCCTCGGCCCCCTAAGTCCTTGCCTCGTGTTCATCGTCCCCGGGCTCCCGAGCCGACCATAATGAGCGCTGCCAACAGTATCACCAGCCACCAATCGCCAGCGATCAACAGcgccaataacaacaacaacaatacgaCGATCAGTACGATCACGAATCGAAGTCTCCATAACGTACCGCAACTGTCACCAAAACCTAGGAATCTAAGCTCTTCCAGTTCTCCTGCACGTAACCTTAGTAGCAATAATAATATTTCATCAATTCCACCGCCGTTGCCACCTCAAATAGCGCCCCTGACGCCGCTTCACACCCGAAGCagtagcaacagcagcagcctCAGCAGTAgtagtcatcatcatcatccgcaACTCCACCATCTTCCTACTAGTAATAATAACGTTAGTAATAGTCTAGCTCAGCCAGCAAGTACCTTCTCGCGACGACGTCCACCGGCAGCTTTACCAACCATCTCGATACCGAGCATTTTGAGCCCTAGCATAGAGACGCCAGCGTCGAACACGACGACAACGTCTGCCTCATCCCCGGTCACCCTGGCTGCGCCTAGACCTGAGAACGAAAGGCTTACTAACGAGTATGTCGATACGCCGTTTAGTAGACTGTCGCCTGCAGCGAACCGTCAGCGGGGGCAGCATGCTTTTGGACCCGCGACGACCACCGGGTCGGCGACGATCACGACCCCTCCGGTGGCGTCCGGCATCGATCCGCACCGTCAACTATCAGTATCGCAGCAAACCCAGAATCGATTACATTCGCCTAGCACTATCCATAGTAGCAATAGTACAACGGTGTCGACCCTCGGTAAGCCTATCGGATCCACGGCGACGACCACTACGCTGCACAGCAGCAATAGGAACTTTAACAATAACACAATCAACACTAGGCCAAACCAATTACCGCTGGGACACACGCAGTCGTCGGTGGCGGCGACGACCACAACCACGACGGGAACGACCGGTATACCCTTGTCGGGAGCTCCAACGATACAGTCAGCAGCGACATTGCCAATCACCAAACAACCAGTATCAAACAACTTTAGCAAAGACTCACCGGCAGCCGGTCTGCACGAGCTTGACATCGATCTGCACCCGTCGAATGGTGATCTACTTAATTCCATCACCTGCCCTCAGTGTAAAAAGTGCCGGTGCGAAGAGTGCCAGCGACCCCGACAACTACCCTCCCGGTGGCTTTGTGACAAAACCTGTCTCTGCAGTGCGGAGACCATCATCGACTACGCTTCCTGTCTATGCTGCGTCAAGGCGCTGTTCTACCACTGTTCGAAGGACCACGAGCTGGAACGAGAAAGCGACACCGTATCCTGTGCGGACGACCCGTGCTCTTGTGTTCCCCATAAGCGAACGACCCGTTGGGGCTGCCTGGCGGCCCTGTCGCTTGCACTACCCTGCCTATTGTGCTACTGGCCGATGCGGGGTGGTGTTGCCGTCTGTGCGAAATTGTACGCTAAACATTCCCGACACGGCTGCCGTTGTCAGTCACAGAACGGTGGCAGTCTCGCCGACAGTATCCTCACCGGCCTGGGCAGTGGCGGTCTCGGCGGAGGTGGCAACGGTGGCTCTCAGGGTGGCAACGGTGCCAGTCTGGATCACGATAGCAATATCAGCAGTAAATTCTCCGACGTCAACAGTACCAGCCCGTTCGGCAAGGGACACCACcacaaccatcatcatcatcatcatagtcaccaccaccatcatcataaCTCGGGGGATCTTACGCCCGAAAAGCGCCTGCTCGATTCCAGTCCGGAGTACTGA